The following coding sequences lie in one Bartonella sp. DGB1 genomic window:
- the secB gene encoding protein-export chaperone SecB, whose protein sequence is MSEKKVTTEEQNKVASFTVLKQYIKDLSFENPHATEAMYTGNISPSASINVNVDATKLSENELDHEVVLTFNAKAQHENLVLFNIELSYAGIFRLENIPEEQVKPLLLIEGARLLFPFARHLISATTSEGGYMPLLLEPVNFAALYQSTLEAQQNATPNKEQK, encoded by the coding sequence ATGTCAGAAAAAAAAGTTACTACTGAAGAACAAAACAAAGTAGCCTCATTTACTGTATTAAAACAATATATAAAGGATCTTTCCTTTGAAAATCCTCATGCAACTGAAGCTATGTATACTGGCAATATCTCCCCTTCTGCAAGTATTAACGTTAATGTAGATGCTACTAAATTATCAGAAAATGAGCTAGATCATGAAGTGGTTCTTACTTTTAATGCTAAAGCACAACATGAAAATTTAGTGTTATTCAATATAGAATTATCTTATGCAGGTATTTTCCGTCTTGAAAATATTCCTGAAGAACAAGTAAAGCCTTTACTTCTAATTGAAGGTGCTCGTCTGTTATTTCCTTTTGCACGCCATCTTATTAGTGCTACAACAAGCGAAGGTGGATATATGCCTTTATTATTAGAGCCAGTTAATTTTGCTGCTTTATATCAAAGCACTTTAGAAGCACAACAAAATGCTACCCCAAATAAAGAGCAAAAATAA
- a CDS encoding FxsA family protein: MFYRYLPWIFFVLAAIEISLFIFSSMTIGFFTTLFLLIGISLLTILIKRFIRSNPQFFSKKSANTTYDINYLSNAMAINLAQTFFIIPTFTSKILGILLLIPPVRKLIIKTIIPINFTKSKSKSDKTIELSDEDYKNI; encoded by the coding sequence ATGTTTTACCGTTATTTACCGTGGATATTTTTTGTGCTAGCTGCTATTGAGATTAGCTTATTTATCTTTAGTTCTATGACAATTGGTTTTTTTACTACATTATTTCTGCTAATTGGCATAAGTTTATTAACAATATTAATAAAAAGATTCATCAGATCTAATCCACAATTTTTTTCTAAAAAATCAGCTAATACAACTTATGATATAAATTATCTAAGCAATGCTATGGCTATAAATCTAGCACAGACTTTTTTTATTATCCCGACCTTTACTAGTAAAATATTAGGTATATTACTCTTGATCCCCCCCGTTAGAAAATTAATTATAAAAACAATAATACCTATTAACTTTACTAAATCTAAATCTAAATCTGATAAAACTATTGAACTTAGCGATGAAGACTATAAAAACATTTAG
- a CDS encoding Tim44/TimA family putative adaptor protein, whose product MDYLTIVSLGALVILIIALWRFSKILGTKIGYDGENYRKNLPTQPSDKNVVIEKITEKVNLDKQNKDKILKEIDNIAGTDIVLRKNLITITEKDSEFSPKKFTEISQRVYENVMQAFVEGDKEVLAILLDDYIYNDFVKVIKEREKSGQYIKYSFIGIDKFTILDAKVKGSIANITVVFVSQLISATYDKNDNLISGDPHKIAFNKDVWTFQKNLKNEDPTWKIVDTYAQD is encoded by the coding sequence ATGGATTATTTAACAATTGTTAGCTTAGGAGCTTTAGTCATATTAATTATTGCATTATGGCGTTTTTCTAAGATTCTGGGTACTAAAATTGGATATGATGGGGAAAATTATCGTAAAAATTTACCAACTCAACCTAGTGATAAAAATGTAGTTATTGAAAAAATAACTGAAAAAGTTAATCTAGATAAACAAAATAAAGATAAGATATTAAAAGAGATAGATAATATTGCGGGTACAGATATAGTTTTACGTAAAAATTTAATAACTATAACTGAGAAAGATTCTGAATTTTCTCCTAAAAAATTTACTGAAATATCACAAAGAGTATATGAAAATGTGATGCAAGCCTTTGTAGAAGGGGACAAAGAAGTTTTAGCTATATTACTAGATGATTATATTTATAATGATTTTGTTAAAGTAATTAAAGAGCGAGAAAAAAGTGGGCAATATATTAAATATTCTTTTATAGGAATAGATAAATTTACTATTTTAGATGCAAAGGTAAAAGGTAGTATTGCTAATATAACTGTAGTATTTGTAAGTCAATTAATCTCAGCTACTTATGATAAAAATGATAATCTAATAAGTGGAGACCCGCATAAAATAGCTTTTAATAAGGATGTTTGGACTTTCCAAAAAAATTTAAAAAATGAAGATCCGACTTGGAAAATTGTCGATACTTATGCACAAGATTGA
- a CDS encoding Smr/MutS family protein: protein MMNKIDKSKGGKKGSNYLTEEDLKIWQEFSKKIHTKPNYEIVDSITDKDYFADYVGKVKIIKKNNCLPVVPHKKLSDIKSKISNKNVSSTNISFNKKYLLKAGKKIKSWDAVFDAHNLTQEQVYELLLTFFEQAQKLKKYRILIITGKGNYQFGTGVLRQNVHRWLKTKKFDKYVANIDYNMPAHQGSFSVTLKPID from the coding sequence ATGATGAATAAAATAGATAAGAGTAAGGGGGGGAAGAAGGGGAGTAATTATTTAACTGAAGAAGACCTAAAAATATGGCAGGAATTTTCAAAAAAAATACATACAAAACCTAATTATGAGATCGTCGATTCAATAACGGATAAGGATTACTTTGCCGATTACGTAGGTAAAGTAAAAATAATTAAAAAAAATAATTGTCTTCCGGTTGTTCCTCATAAAAAATTAAGCGATATTAAGAGTAAGATTAGTAACAAAAATGTGTCTAGTACTAATATTTCGTTCAATAAAAAATATTTACTAAAAGCTGGTAAAAAGATAAAAAGTTGGGATGCAGTTTTTGATGCTCATAATCTTACTCAGGAACAAGTGTATGAGTTATTATTAACTTTTTTTGAGCAAGCTCAAAAATTAAAAAAATATCGTATTTTAATAATTACTGGTAAGGGAAATTATCAATTTGGAACTGGTGTATTGAGGCAGAATGTTCATCGTTGGCTAAAAACAAAGAAGTTTGATAAGTATGTGGCTAACATAGATTATAATATGCCGGCACATCAAGGTAGTTTTTCTGTTACTTTGAAGCCGATAGATTAA
- a CDS encoding Hsp33 family molecular chaperone HslO, which translates to MTNNNNVNSQIKLSNSDSIYSFSLPSLNVRGKIVQLDKILDDILTRHNYPQAVNNLIAEIATLTSLLGATLKFTGKLTIQIRSEGAVNLVICDFLSPNKIRAYARFNQEMLDEANTKNKLKSHELLGQGTLAITLTSNTNNKSYQGLIALDGSSLEEIAKNYFIHSEQIPTYIRLAIKPKNEQQQLRAGGIFLQYMPNNSNQSDYASNSKELWQEAETFAKTASDEELTDPNLSAERLLYRLFNEYEIELFNPPLKLKFECSCSKTYIENLLKTFNKAEIDQSIENNKITVTCDFCAETYEFDPKDF; encoded by the coding sequence ATGACCAACAATAATAACGTTAACAGCCAAATAAAATTATCTAATAGTGACTCTATATATAGTTTTTCTTTGCCTTCATTAAATGTTAGAGGCAAAATAGTACAATTAGATAAAATATTAGATGACATTCTAACCAGACACAATTATCCACAAGCTGTTAATAATTTAATAGCCGAAATAGCAACTTTAACAAGCTTACTAGGGGCTACGTTAAAATTCACTGGTAAATTAACTATACAGATAAGATCTGAGGGAGCAGTAAATTTAGTTATTTGCGATTTTTTAAGCCCTAATAAAATTCGAGCTTATGCCAGATTTAATCAGGAAATGCTAGACGAAGCTAATACAAAAAACAAATTAAAATCACACGAATTACTTGGCCAAGGAACATTAGCGATAACTTTAACCTCAAATACAAATAATAAATCTTATCAAGGATTAATAGCTTTAGATGGTAGTAGCCTAGAGGAAATAGCAAAGAATTACTTTATCCATTCAGAACAAATACCAACTTATATAAGATTAGCTATCAAACCTAAAAACGAACAACAGCAATTACGGGCTGGTGGTATTTTTTTACAATATATGCCTAATAACTCCAATCAAAGCGACTACGCTAGCAATAGTAAAGAATTATGGCAAGAGGCCGAGACTTTTGCAAAAACAGCTAGCGATGAAGAATTAACTGATCCAAACTTAAGTGCAGAACGTCTCTTATATCGCTTATTTAATGAATATGAGATAGAACTATTTAATCCTCCATTAAAATTAAAGTTTGAATGTTCATGCTCAAAAACTTATATTGAAAATTTATTAAAAACTTTTAATAAAGCCGAAATTGATCAATCAATAGAAAATAATAAAATAACTGTAACTTGTGATTTTTGTGCTGAAACTTATGAATTTGATCCTAAAGATTTTTAG
- a CDS encoding GcrA family cell cycle regulator — protein sequence MSWTPERVKLLERLWKEGFTASQIAAQLGGGVSRNAVIGKVYRLKLSNRVKANDTEENIEQSLEAEENLSPEQTVDSVESSCDEMNLAEENAEFPPLDENLNIDVNKEYAPQMKRLNLLQLTETTCKWPVGDPRDEGFFFCGADKTDTIPYCEHHAALAFQSLQEREI from the coding sequence ATGAGCTGGACACCAGAGCGGGTAAAATTGTTAGAGAGATTATGGAAAGAAGGTTTTACCGCAAGTCAAATAGCTGCACAATTAGGTGGTGGAGTTAGCCGTAATGCAGTGATTGGTAAAGTGTATCGTTTAAAATTAAGCAATCGAGTTAAAGCGAACGATACAGAAGAAAATATTGAGCAGAGCTTAGAAGCAGAAGAAAATTTATCACCAGAACAGACTGTAGATAGCGTGGAATCTAGTTGTGATGAGATGAATTTAGCTGAAGAAAATGCTGAATTTCCACCGCTGGATGAAAATTTAAATATTGATGTTAATAAAGAATATGCTCCTCAGATGAAGAGATTAAATTTATTGCAGTTAACTGAAACTACTTGTAAATGGCCGGTAGGAGATCCTAGGGATGAGGGGTTTTTCTTCTGTGGTGCTGACAAGACAGACACTATACCTTATTGTGAACATCATGCAGCTCTTGCTTTTCAGAGCTTGCAAGAGCGTGAAATATAA
- a CDS encoding redoxin family protein codes for MRNYNYLWLILPILIILILIYIFSYRLIDHNIPSKNSLVIKIPPNDVYQDIIKNKSFKINDFKGNFILVNIWSSWCIACHTEMNILKKLKTEKKIIIIGLNYHDDPNKCLQFINKYNNIFDYIGVLTNSRQTVSWGIYAVPESFLINKEGEIIYKKLGPLTEIDLIEDIYKLIIFHALASSEKQELHDVHNKV; via the coding sequence ATGAGAAATTATAATTATTTATGGCTTATTTTACCTATATTAATAATCTTAATATTAATATATATTTTTAGCTATAGGTTAATCGATCACAATATTCCTAGCAAAAATTCTCTTGTAATTAAGATACCACCTAATGACGTTTATCAAGATATAATTAAAAATAAGTCTTTTAAAATCAATGACTTTAAAGGTAATTTTATTTTAGTTAATATTTGGTCATCTTGGTGTATTGCCTGTCATACAGAAATGAACATTCTTAAAAAATTAAAAACAGAAAAAAAAATTATCATAATAGGTCTCAATTATCATGATGATCCGAATAAATGCTTACAATTTATAAATAAATATAATAATATTTTTGATTATATAGGAGTGTTAACTAACAGCCGACAAACGGTCTCTTGGGGTATTTATGCGGTACCAGAAAGTTTCTTAATAAATAAAGAAGGCGAAATTATCTACAAAAAATTAGGCCCACTTACCGAAATAGACCTAATAGAAGATATATATAAATTAATTATATTTCACGCTCTTGCAAGCTCTGAAAAGCAAGAGCTGCATGATGTTCACAATAAGGTATAG
- the ccmC gene encoding heme ABC transporter permease CcmC codes for MNRKYLSWRDKIINILFIAKLTKKIQPWLGGLCLILIIISGWLIYNSPDDYKQGITVKIMFIHVPAAWLSLFCYSFLTINAFIYLVWRHTIAYLFFKSALPIGTIFTILTIITGSYWGKPTWGTWWVWDARLTSFFILLIIYLLLVTLQHSVKENSKLAIISSIFTIIGFVNIPIIKYSVDWWNSLHQGASVSIITGNQIENIFLKILLVSTITMQFLFFYFLIILLQNTILKQQIYTKKQLLLTKYDREN; via the coding sequence ATGAATAGAAAATATTTATCTTGGCGCGATAAAATAATAAATATCTTATTTATAGCTAAGCTAACTAAAAAAATACAGCCTTGGCTAGGCGGTCTTTGTTTAATATTAATTATTATATCAGGATGGTTGATCTATAATAGCCCCGATGATTACAAACAAGGCATTACTGTTAAAATTATGTTTATACATGTTCCAGCAGCTTGGCTTTCCCTATTTTGTTACAGTTTTCTAACTATAAATGCTTTTATATATCTTGTTTGGAGACATACTATCGCCTATTTATTTTTTAAGTCAGCTTTACCTATAGGAACTATATTCACTATATTAACCATAATAACTGGATCTTATTGGGGTAAACCAACTTGGGGCACTTGGTGGGTATGGGATGCAAGGTTAACTTCTTTTTTTATTTTACTAATCATTTATTTATTGTTAGTCACCTTACAACATAGCGTAAAAGAAAATTCTAAATTAGCAATTATCTCAAGTATTTTTACTATTATTGGTTTTGTGAATATTCCAATAATTAAATATTCCGTTGATTGGTGGAATAGCTTACATCAAGGCGCTTCTGTTTCAATAATAACTGGTAATCAAATTGAAAATATTTTTTTAAAAATATTATTAGTCTCAACTATTACTATGCAATTTTTATTTTTTTACTTTTTAATTATTTTATTACAAAATACCATTTTAAAACAGCAAATTTATACAAAAAAACAACTATTATTAACTAAATATGATCGAGAGAACTAA
- a CDS encoding heme exporter protein CcmB, translated as MLAIFLRDIKLNFLHKYTWLNSLLLLSCFIIALPISLTNDPNLIHIFTPAILWLAMVFSTLLTLNQFIIDDAHNGSLEIFLLASPRLPILFVLIKCATYWITNILPILISIFLFTITLKLNLTELITLSATLIIGTPAITTMGAAMTILTLQLEKSQLLSIIMVFPFLIPLLIFGISATMEIINNPANFSGALYFLIATSIFLSVTGVFFTALSLKYLNRF; from the coding sequence ATGTTAGCAATTTTTTTACGGGATATTAAGTTAAATTTCCTCCACAAATATACTTGGTTAAATAGCTTATTATTATTGAGTTGTTTTATTATTGCCTTACCAATAAGCTTAACTAATGATCCAAACTTAATTCATATTTTTACCCCTGCTATTTTATGGTTAGCTATGGTGTTCTCTACTTTACTAACTTTAAATCAATTTATTATTGATGATGCTCATAATGGCTCTCTAGAAATTTTTTTATTAGCCTCACCCAGATTGCCTATTTTATTTGTATTAATAAAATGTGCTACTTATTGGATTACTAATATTCTACCTATATTAATTAGTATTTTTTTATTTACCATAACCTTAAAGTTAAACCTAACTGAACTTATTACTTTAAGTGCAACCTTGATAATAGGAACTCCAGCAATAACAACAATGGGAGCAGCTATGACAATCTTAACTTTACAATTAGAAAAATCACAATTATTATCTATTATAATGGTTTTTCCTTTCTTAATACCATTATTAATTTTTGGTATATCAGCTACTATGGAAATTATTAATAATCCAGCAAATTTTAGTGGAGCTTTATATTTTTTAATAGCTACCAGCATATTTTTATCGGTTACCGGGGTATTTTTTACCGCGCTATCTCTAAAATATTTAAATAGGTTTTAA
- the ccmA gene encoding heme ABC exporter ATP-binding protein CcmA, giving the protein MQLKINNLDIFCHEQQLINNFNLHVNKGQIIIITGENGCGKTTLLRTIAHYQNKNIKFTINNESAPLTYYSHYIGHKFAMNDYLTVEENLLFWLKFFNKDPSICENIIKKFNLAKLLDINFSNLSMGQKKIVSLTRLLIEQRPIWLLDEPFSGLDSKNYNIIKDLILNQANNLTGIIILTNPTPFDLPTAKVINLQDFKNVSNFFTGY; this is encoded by the coding sequence ATGCAATTAAAAATTAACAATTTGGACATTTTTTGTCACGAACAACAACTTATTAATAATTTTAATTTACATGTTAACAAAGGGCAAATTATCATTATCACGGGAGAAAATGGCTGTGGTAAAACTACATTACTACGAACAATAGCCCATTATCAAAATAAAAATATTAAATTTACAATTAATAACGAATCAGCACCATTAACTTATTATAGTCATTATATTGGACATAAATTTGCTATGAATGACTATCTTACAGTGGAAGAAAATTTATTATTTTGGCTAAAATTTTTTAATAAAGATCCTTCTATATGTGAAAATATTATCAAAAAATTTAATCTTGCAAAATTGTTAGATATAAATTTTTCTAACTTATCCATGGGGCAAAAAAAAATAGTATCATTAACTAGATTATTAATTGAACAACGCCCTATTTGGTTGCTGGATGAACCATTCAGCGGATTAGATAGTAAAAATTATAATATAATAAAAGACCTTATACTTAACCAAGCTAATAACTTAACTGGTATTATTATTTTAACAAACCCAACGCCTTTTGACTTACCTACCGCAAAGGTTATTAATTTACAGGATTTTAAAAATGTTAGCAATTTTTTTACGGGATATTAA
- the acnA gene encoding aconitate hydratase AcnA, producing MSKIDSFKCRKLLKINGKNYIYYSLIEAEKNGLKGVSKLPVSMKILLENLLRKEDGFSVKKTDIEKIAHWVENRGKQEVEISYSPARVLMQDFTGVPAVVDLAAMRDAMVNLGGDPKKINPLIPVDLVIDHSVIVDSFGRHKSFEINVENEYRRNGERYRFLKWGQQAFSNFRVVPPGTGICHQVNLEYLSQAVWTKDEDGETIAYCDTCVGTDSHTTMVNGLGILAWGVGGIEAEAAMLGQPISMLLPEVIGFRLTGSLREGVTATDLVLTVTQMLREKGVVGKFVEFFGPGLRHMTLADRATIGNMAPEYGATCGFFPIDDESIRYLMVSGRELDRIKLVEEYTKAQGMWREENSEDPIFTDILELDLSEVVPSMAGPKRPEGRVDLPDIKESFLKALRDDYKKPEGIETRFAVEGQTYKIGHGDVAIAAITSCTNTSNPNVLIAAGLLAKNAVERGLSVKPWVKTSLAPGSQVVASYLSSSGLQPYLDQLGFNLVGFGCTTCIGNSGPLLEEISQTIDDNGLIVSAVLSGNRNFEGRVSPDVQANYLASPPLVVAHALAGTVCLNMEKDPLGYDKEGQPVYLRDIWPTSEDIQSVIDSNVTREVFLTKYKDVFKGDEHWREVQVPEGQTYSWDEDSTYVRNPPYFEGMSKFKGDIADIKQARILALLGDKITTDHISPAGSIKIDSPAGEYLLSKGVELAEFNQYGTRRGNHEVMMRGTFANIRLVNYMLGENLREGGFSLHYPDGKEDFIFDVAMQYKKENVPLVIFAGVEYGNGSSRDWAAKGANLLGVKAVIAQSFERIHRSNLVGMGVLPFVFTNENSWETLGLKGDEIVTFSDLSNLKPKDRVWATINFSDGREEKIELICRVDTLEEFTYLKHGGILHYVLRELAGKA from the coding sequence ATGTCTAAAATCGATAGTTTTAAATGCCGTAAGCTTTTAAAGATTAATGGAAAAAATTATATATATTATAGCTTGATAGAAGCAGAGAAGAATGGGCTTAAAGGTGTTTCGAAACTTCCTGTTTCAATGAAAATATTGCTAGAGAATTTATTGCGTAAAGAAGATGGTTTTAGCGTTAAAAAAACCGATATTGAAAAGATAGCACATTGGGTTGAAAATAGAGGCAAACAAGAGGTAGAAATTTCATATAGTCCTGCTCGGGTATTAATGCAAGATTTTACTGGTGTACCTGCTGTGGTAGATCTTGCTGCTATGAGAGATGCTATGGTGAATTTAGGTGGCGATCCTAAAAAAATTAATCCCTTAATACCAGTGGATTTGGTTATTGACCATTCTGTAATTGTAGATAGCTTTGGTAGACATAAATCTTTTGAGATTAATGTTGAAAATGAATATCGTAGAAATGGAGAAAGATATCGTTTCTTGAAATGGGGTCAGCAGGCTTTTAGCAATTTTAGAGTTGTTCCACCAGGTACGGGTATTTGTCACCAAGTTAATCTAGAATATTTATCTCAAGCGGTTTGGACCAAAGATGAAGATGGCGAAACGATCGCTTATTGTGATACTTGTGTTGGTACTGATTCTCATACAACTATGGTAAATGGCTTAGGCATATTAGCGTGGGGCGTCGGTGGTATAGAGGCGGAAGCTGCTATGTTAGGGCAGCCTATTTCAATGTTGCTACCAGAGGTAATAGGCTTTAGGTTAACTGGTTCATTGCGTGAGGGCGTTACCGCTACTGATTTAGTATTAACTGTTACACAAATGTTAAGAGAAAAAGGTGTGGTAGGGAAATTTGTAGAATTTTTTGGTCCTGGTCTGAGGCATATGACCTTAGCGGATAGAGCTACTATTGGTAATATGGCGCCCGAATATGGTGCTACTTGTGGTTTTTTCCCTATTGACGATGAATCAATTCGTTACTTAATGGTAAGTGGTAGGGAGCTAGACCGTATTAAATTAGTAGAAGAATATACCAAAGCTCAAGGAATGTGGCGTGAAGAAAATAGTGAAGATCCTATTTTTACTGACATATTAGAATTAGATCTTAGTGAGGTAGTTCCTTCTATGGCTGGTCCAAAGCGTCCCGAAGGAAGGGTTGATCTGCCCGATATAAAAGAAAGTTTTTTAAAAGCGTTACGCGATGATTATAAGAAACCTGAAGGTATAGAAACTAGATTCGCTGTTGAAGGGCAAACTTATAAAATTGGACATGGTGATGTAGCGATAGCCGCTATTACTTCTTGTACTAACACTTCTAACCCTAATGTATTAATAGCTGCGGGTTTATTAGCTAAAAATGCTGTAGAGCGTGGTTTAAGTGTAAAGCCTTGGGTTAAAACATCTTTAGCGCCAGGTTCACAAGTAGTTGCCTCTTATCTATCTAGTTCTGGTTTGCAGCCTTATCTAGATCAATTAGGTTTTAATTTAGTTGGTTTTGGTTGTACTACTTGTATTGGTAATTCAGGTCCTTTATTAGAGGAAATATCACAAACTATTGATGATAATGGGTTAATAGTTTCAGCCGTTCTTTCAGGTAATAGAAATTTTGAAGGTCGCGTTTCTCCTGATGTTCAAGCAAATTATTTAGCTTCACCACCGTTAGTGGTAGCTCATGCATTAGCAGGAACTGTGTGTTTAAACATGGAAAAAGATCCTTTAGGTTATGACAAAGAAGGACAGCCGGTATATTTGCGTGATATTTGGCCAACAAGTGAAGATATACAATCTGTAATAGATTCAAATGTAACACGTGAAGTATTTTTAACTAAATATAAAGACGTATTTAAAGGTGATGAACATTGGCGTGAAGTGCAAGTGCCTGAAGGTCAAACATATAGCTGGGACGAGGATTCTACTTATGTGCGTAATCCTCCTTATTTTGAAGGTATGTCTAAATTCAAAGGTGATATAGCTGATATTAAACAAGCTCGTATTTTGGCTTTATTAGGTGATAAAATTACAACTGATCATATTTCTCCAGCCGGTTCGATCAAGATTGATTCTCCAGCAGGTGAATATTTACTTTCTAAGGGCGTGGAATTAGCTGAATTTAATCAATATGGTACTAGAAGAGGTAATCACGAAGTTATGATGCGTGGTACTTTTGCTAATATACGGTTGGTAAATTATATGCTAGGAGAAAATTTGCGTGAAGGTGGTTTTAGTCTTCATTACCCTGATGGTAAAGAGGATTTTATTTTTGATGTTGCTATGCAATATAAAAAAGAGAATGTTCCTTTGGTGATATTTGCCGGTGTAGAATATGGTAATGGCTCTTCTAGAGACTGGGCAGCAAAAGGGGCTAATTTACTAGGTGTGAAGGCGGTTATTGCTCAATCTTTTGAGCGAATTCATCGATCTAACCTAGTTGGTATGGGGGTATTGCCTTTTGTATTTACAAATGAAAATAGCTGGGAAACGTTAGGTTTGAAGGGTGATGAAATAGTAACATTCTCTGATTTATCTAATCTTAAACCTAAAGATAGAGTTTGGGCTACTATTAATTTTTCTGATGGTCGAGAGGAAAAAATTGAATTAATTTGTCGAGTCGATACATTGGAAG